The following are encoded together in the Bradyrhizobium genosp. L genome:
- a CDS encoding carbohydrate ABC transporter permease encodes MVDVTLQPNRVAATRPARKRTSLRNAMKRKSTTAFLMALPLIVLIAIFVIYPAIYAIHLATLNKSMSKFVGFGNFEFLFKRETFWMVVRQSCLFAISAVIFKALIGFIVAHFVHNVPASKQRKWRGMLLVPWVIPPAMSTLAWLWLFDPSYSAFNYTLGLFGIGPISWLGEVGWARFSVILVNVWYGAPFFMIMYLAALKSVPEQLYEAAAIDGANWWQRIWYVTLPMMRNIIAITTLFSLIVTFANFDITRILTNGGPLDHTHLFATWAFRVGIESSDIPLGASVSLFMFPILAIAAIFILRDISKRGNEA; translated from the coding sequence ATGGTTGATGTCACCTTGCAGCCGAACCGTGTTGCGGCGACGCGGCCTGCGCGCAAACGCACCAGTTTGCGCAATGCCATGAAGCGCAAGTCGACGACCGCGTTCCTGATGGCGCTGCCGCTGATCGTCCTGATCGCCATCTTCGTGATCTATCCGGCTATCTACGCGATCCATTTGGCAACCCTGAACAAGTCGATGTCGAAATTCGTCGGCTTCGGCAATTTCGAGTTCCTGTTCAAGCGCGAAACCTTCTGGATGGTAGTCAGGCAGTCCTGCCTGTTCGCGATCTCGGCAGTCATCTTCAAGGCGCTGATCGGCTTCATCGTCGCGCACTTCGTGCACAATGTGCCGGCCAGCAAGCAGCGCAAATGGCGCGGCATGCTGCTGGTGCCCTGGGTAATCCCGCCGGCGATGAGCACGCTGGCCTGGCTATGGCTGTTCGACCCGTCCTACAGCGCCTTCAACTACACGCTCGGCCTGTTCGGGATAGGCCCGATTTCCTGGCTCGGCGAAGTCGGCTGGGCGCGCTTCTCGGTCATCCTCGTCAACGTCTGGTATGGCGCGCCGTTCTTCATGATCATGTATCTGGCCGCGCTGAAGTCGGTGCCCGAGCAGCTCTATGAAGCCGCCGCGATCGACGGCGCCAATTGGTGGCAACGCATCTGGTACGTGACCTTGCCGATGATGCGCAACATCATCGCCATCACCACGCTGTTCTCGCTGATCGTCACCTTCGCCAACTTCGACATCACCCGGATCCTCACCAACGGCGGCCCGCTCGATCACACCCATCTGTTCGCCACCTGGGCGTTCCGGGTCGGCATCGAGAGCAGCGACATCCCGCTCGGTGCCAGCGTCTCGCTGTTCATGTTCCCCATCCTCGCGATCGCGGCGATCTTCATCCTGCGCGACATCTCCAAACGGGGGAACGAAGCCTGA
- a CDS encoding carbohydrate ABC transporter permease — MSTMAIDKAGPTRKIKYRSMSRDRAWALRWSYFFLVLFAIFSLTPPLYMLITSLKSSAEISAATNPWWVFHPTLSNYVELLTSNQFLRFFWNSAWISIIVVTVTMLISVPAAFALARMKFWGSATLATGVFLTYLIPDTLLFLPLFKMFALFGDLTGIELINHWYVLVFIYPTLTVPFCTWIMIGYFASIPKELDEAAIIDGANWFQTLTRIFIPVALPGLIAATIFAFTVSWAQYLYPLVFTTSTDQLVLPVGITTTLIKGDVFNWGQIMTGALLGAAPPLIIYAFLMDYYIAGLTAGATKG, encoded by the coding sequence ATGAGCACGATGGCGATCGACAAGGCGGGACCGACGCGCAAGATCAAATATCGCAGCATGAGCCGCGACCGCGCCTGGGCGCTGCGCTGGTCGTATTTCTTCCTGGTGCTGTTTGCGATCTTCTCGCTGACGCCGCCGCTCTATATGCTGATCACCTCGCTGAAGAGCAGTGCAGAGATCTCGGCGGCGACCAACCCGTGGTGGGTGTTTCATCCGACGCTCTCGAACTACGTCGAGCTTCTGACCTCGAACCAGTTCCTGCGCTTCTTCTGGAATTCGGCCTGGATCTCGATCATCGTGGTGACCGTCACGATGCTGATCAGCGTGCCGGCGGCGTTCGCGCTGGCGCGGATGAAGTTCTGGGGCTCGGCGACGCTGGCGACCGGCGTGTTCCTCACCTACCTCATTCCCGACACGCTGCTGTTCCTCCCTCTGTTCAAGATGTTCGCGCTGTTCGGCGACCTGACCGGCATCGAGCTGATCAATCATTGGTACGTGCTGGTGTTCATCTATCCGACGCTGACGGTGCCGTTCTGCACCTGGATCATGATCGGCTATTTCGCCTCGATCCCGAAGGAGCTCGACGAGGCCGCAATCATCGACGGCGCGAACTGGTTCCAGACATTGACCCGGATCTTCATCCCGGTCGCGCTACCCGGCCTGATCGCGGCGACGATCTTCGCCTTCACGGTGTCCTGGGCGCAGTACCTCTATCCCCTGGTGTTCACGACCTCGACCGACCAGCTTGTGCTGCCGGTCGGCATTACCACGACGCTGATCAAGGGCGACGTGTTCAACTGGGGCCAGATCATGACCGGCGCCCTGCTCGGCGCCGCGCCGCCGCTGATCATCTACGCCTTCCTGATGGACTACTACATTGCCGGCCTGACCGCCGGTGCGACCAAGGGTTGA
- a CDS encoding ABC transporter ATP-binding protein, translating to MADVTLRKVVKRYDDVEAVRGIDLDIADHEFVVLVGPSGCGKSTTLRMIAGLEDISDGDIMIGGDVVNDVPPKDRDIAMVFQNYALYPHMTVAENMSFGLRLKHYPKAEIKSRVAEAARMLDITELVDRKPKQLSGGQRQRVAMGRAIVRNPKVFLFDEPLSNLDAKLRVQMRIEIKKVHQKVRTTTVYVTHDQVEAMTLADRVVVMNHGRIEQIGTPNELYHKPATRFVASFIGSPAMNFVPCRLEDNAGRLQVRLTDRIAFPLPPQRAARYQAVSRTDRLLLGIRPEHITEASPHAEPGVEPFDAVLDVTEPMGMETLVYSTLDGTPICGRVNPNAGAKDGSPLRLAVDLNNMHLLNEVTGAVL from the coding sequence ATGGCTGATGTGACGTTGCGCAAGGTGGTGAAGCGTTACGACGACGTCGAGGCGGTGCGCGGCATCGACCTCGATATCGCCGACCATGAGTTCGTGGTGCTGGTGGGGCCGAGCGGCTGCGGCAAGTCGACGACGTTACGGATGATCGCGGGCCTCGAGGACATTTCCGACGGCGACATCATGATCGGCGGCGACGTCGTCAACGACGTGCCGCCGAAGGATCGCGACATCGCGATGGTGTTCCAGAATTACGCGCTCTACCCGCACATGACCGTGGCCGAGAACATGTCGTTCGGGCTGCGCCTGAAGCACTATCCGAAGGCCGAGATCAAGAGCCGGGTCGCCGAGGCCGCCCGCATGCTCGACATCACCGAGCTGGTCGACCGCAAGCCGAAGCAGCTCTCCGGCGGCCAGCGCCAGCGCGTCGCGATGGGCCGCGCCATCGTGCGCAATCCGAAGGTGTTCCTGTTCGACGAGCCGCTCTCGAATCTCGACGCCAAGCTGCGCGTTCAGATGCGGATCGAGATCAAGAAGGTGCACCAGAAGGTCCGCACCACGACCGTCTACGTCACCCACGACCAGGTCGAGGCAATGACCTTGGCCGACCGCGTGGTGGTGATGAACCACGGCAGGATCGAGCAGATCGGCACGCCCAACGAGCTCTATCACAAGCCGGCGACGCGGTTCGTGGCGAGCTTCATCGGCTCGCCCGCGATGAATTTCGTGCCGTGCCGGCTCGAGGACAATGCCGGCCGCCTGCAGGTGAGGCTGACCGACCGCATCGCCTTCCCGCTGCCGCCGCAACGTGCCGCGCGCTATCAGGCCGTGTCCCGCACCGACAGACTGCTGCTGGGGATCCGGCCCGAGCATATCACCGAGGCCAGCCCGCATGCCGAGCCGGGCGTGGAGCCGTTCGATGCCGTCCTCGACGTCACCGAGCCGATGGGCATGGAGACCCTGGTCTATTCCACCCTCGACGGCACCCCGATCTGCGGCCGGGTCAATCCCAATGCCGGGGCGAAGGATGGCAGCCCGCTCCGATTGGCTGTGGACCTCAACAATATGCATTTGCTAAACGAGGTGACCGGCGCCGTCCTTTGA
- a CDS encoding hydroxyacid dehydrogenase: protein MATNKKKIFITQTFSAGARALLDARDDVELVEFPNLISAKDFQSMLEQHAPVHGVALGATRFGEPELEASKGMMVVTRIGVGYDAVDVPALSRKKVPLMVAGTANSPSVAEQALFMMLTLAKRAQEMHAVVKDGTWAGRLGVLPYDLYGKTVLIVGFGRIGTRTAKRCLAMEMNVLVYDPYKPASEIAAAGCEAVPDLDAALPRADFVTVHCPKTPETVGMFNAARLRHMKPSAYLINTARGGIVDEKALHDALVSGKIAGAGLDVFEVEPPPTGQPLHGLPNVIMAPHVAGVTVEAVERMSEQTARNILSVLDGTPLRQNVINQDVLG from the coding sequence ATGGCCACCAACAAGAAGAAGATTTTCATCACCCAGACTTTCTCGGCAGGTGCACGGGCGCTGCTGGACGCACGGGATGATGTCGAACTCGTCGAATTTCCCAACCTGATTTCTGCCAAGGACTTCCAGTCCATGCTGGAGCAGCATGCGCCGGTCCATGGCGTCGCGCTCGGCGCGACCCGCTTCGGCGAGCCGGAGCTCGAGGCCTCCAAGGGCATGATGGTGGTGACCCGGATCGGCGTCGGCTACGACGCGGTCGACGTGCCTGCCCTGTCGCGCAAAAAGGTGCCGCTGATGGTCGCGGGCACCGCGAACTCGCCTTCGGTCGCCGAGCAGGCGCTGTTCATGATGCTGACACTGGCCAAGCGCGCGCAGGAGATGCACGCGGTCGTCAAGGACGGCACCTGGGCGGGCCGGCTTGGCGTGCTGCCCTACGATCTCTACGGCAAGACCGTGTTGATCGTGGGCTTCGGCCGGATCGGCACACGCACCGCCAAGCGCTGCCTCGCGATGGAAATGAACGTCCTGGTGTACGATCCCTACAAGCCGGCCAGCGAAATCGCCGCGGCCGGCTGCGAAGCGGTGCCGGATCTCGACGCGGCGCTGCCGCGCGCCGATTTCGTCACCGTCCACTGCCCGAAGACACCCGAGACCGTCGGCATGTTCAACGCCGCGCGGCTCAGGCACATGAAGCCATCAGCCTATCTCATCAACACCGCGCGCGGCGGCATCGTCGACGAGAAGGCGCTGCACGACGCGCTGGTGTCGGGCAAGATCGCGGGCGCCGGCCTCGACGTGTTCGAGGTCGAGCCGCCGCCGACAGGCCAGCCGCTGCACGGCCTGCCCAACGTGATCATGGCGCCCCATGTCGCCGGCGTCACGGTGGAGGCGGTCGAGCGCATGAGCGAGCAGACCGCGCGCAATATCCTCTCCGTGCTGGACGGCACTCCGCTCCGTCAGAACGTGATCAACCAGGACGTCCTCGGCTGA
- a CDS encoding amidase translates to MGFKEFANYDAVGLAELVRNKDVTAKELLDEAVARTAKVDPQINAVVVKHYDYAEQQIARGLPDGPFTGVPFLIKDLDPLAGTGTTSGASVLRDNIADHNSTLVQRFLDAGLVMFGKSASPEFGLMPTTESRLHGPTRNPWNLDHSSGGSSGGAGAAVAARILPVAHASDGGGSIRIPASASGVFGMKPSRARNPVGPDRGEGWGGFSVGHVVSISVRDSAVMMDAVHGPEPSSLYVAPPPARPYSQEVGRDPGQLRISFTDKSPFGEAIDPEIAAAVRDVATVLSGLGHHVEERAPQLPADPAPVMTTIVGGNTALMVRQLEARFGRPMTSDDVERLTLIMGQNSLKLTPADYVAAQQTAFQITHALATFFEGCDVFLSPTLCAPPLRLGELNTMSEDFSHVAPVLRRYMPGTSMSNMSGQPAMSVPLAWNKAGLPLGMMFAAKLGEEGLLFRLAGQLEQVRPWKDKRPAVCA, encoded by the coding sequence ATGGGTTTCAAGGAATTCGCCAATTACGATGCGGTCGGTCTCGCCGAGCTCGTCCGCAACAAGGACGTCACGGCCAAGGAGCTGCTCGACGAGGCCGTCGCCCGCACCGCGAAAGTCGACCCGCAGATCAATGCGGTCGTGGTGAAGCACTATGATTACGCCGAGCAGCAAATCGCCAGGGGCCTGCCCGACGGGCCCTTCACCGGCGTGCCGTTTCTGATCAAGGACCTCGATCCCCTCGCGGGCACAGGCACGACGTCGGGCGCGAGCGTGCTGAGGGATAACATTGCCGATCACAATTCGACGCTGGTGCAGCGCTTCCTCGATGCCGGCCTGGTGATGTTCGGCAAGAGCGCGAGCCCGGAGTTCGGGCTGATGCCGACGACGGAATCCCGCCTGCACGGTCCGACCCGCAATCCCTGGAATCTCGATCATTCCTCGGGCGGCTCCTCCGGCGGCGCCGGCGCCGCGGTCGCAGCGCGCATCCTTCCCGTGGCGCATGCCAGCGACGGCGGCGGGTCGATCCGCATTCCCGCCTCCGCTTCCGGCGTGTTCGGCATGAAGCCTTCGCGGGCGCGCAATCCGGTCGGCCCCGACCGCGGCGAAGGCTGGGGCGGCTTCTCCGTCGGTCACGTGGTCAGCATCAGCGTCCGCGACAGCGCGGTGATGATGGACGCGGTCCACGGCCCGGAGCCGTCGAGCCTCTACGTCGCGCCGCCCCCGGCGCGGCCCTACTCACAGGAGGTCGGCCGCGATCCCGGCCAGTTGCGCATCAGCTTCACCGACAAGTCGCCATTCGGCGAGGCCATCGACCCTGAAATCGCCGCGGCGGTGCGCGACGTCGCCACCGTGCTGTCCGGGCTCGGCCACCATGTCGAGGAGCGCGCGCCACAGCTTCCCGCCGATCCCGCCCCCGTGATGACGACGATCGTCGGCGGCAACACCGCGTTGATGGTGCGGCAGCTCGAAGCGCGTTTCGGCCGCCCCATGACCTCGGACGATGTCGAGCGCCTGACGCTCATCATGGGACAGAACTCGCTGAAGCTGACGCCGGCGGATTATGTCGCCGCACAGCAGACCGCGTTTCAGATCACGCACGCGCTTGCCACCTTCTTCGAAGGTTGCGACGTCTTCCTGAGCCCCACGCTGTGCGCGCCACCTCTGCGGCTCGGCGAACTCAACACCATGTCGGAGGATTTCAGCCACGTCGCGCCAGTGCTGCGCCGCTACATGCCGGGCACGTCGATGTCCAACATGTCTGGCCAGCCCGCAATGTCGGTGCCATTGGCCTGGAACAAGGCCGGGCTGCCGCTCGGCATGATGTTCGCGGCCAAGCTCGGCGAGGAAGGCCTGCTGTTCCGCCTCGCCGGGCAGCTCGAGCAGGTGCGCCCCTGGAAGGACAAGCGCCCGGCGGTCTGCGCATGA
- a CDS encoding transporter substrate-binding domain-containing protein, with amino-acid sequence MFRAFAGVAVALLLSTAHAQQAPSRLDEIVQRGTLRVGMTGDYLPFTSLDKETKTFRGFDVDMAQALGKALGVKVEFVPTSWPQMMRDFEADNFDIAMGGVSITYDRQKKGLFSTPIMREGKTPIARCADKGKYETLAEIDHAGTRVIVNPGGTNERFARAHVKSAEIRVFNDNTRIFDEIAKGDADLMMTDASETRYQQKLHPGVLCAVHPDKPFDFSEKAYWMQRDVALQAFVDQWLHIAREDGSYQKIYAAWFE; translated from the coding sequence ATGTTCCGCGCATTCGCCGGCGTCGCCGTCGCCTTGCTGCTGTCCACGGCGCATGCGCAGCAGGCCCCGTCCCGTCTCGATGAGATCGTCCAGCGCGGCACGCTCCGCGTCGGCATGACCGGCGACTATCTGCCGTTCACCTCGCTCGACAAGGAGACCAAGACTTTCCGCGGCTTCGACGTCGACATGGCGCAAGCGCTCGGCAAGGCGCTCGGGGTCAAGGTCGAGTTCGTGCCGACATCCTGGCCGCAGATGATGCGGGATTTCGAAGCGGACAATTTCGACATCGCGATGGGCGGCGTCTCCATCACCTACGACCGGCAGAAGAAAGGCCTGTTCTCGACCCCGATCATGCGCGAGGGCAAAACGCCGATCGCGCGCTGCGCCGACAAAGGCAAATACGAGACACTCGCCGAAATCGACCACGCCGGCACCCGCGTCATCGTCAATCCCGGCGGCACCAACGAGCGCTTTGCGCGCGCCCATGTGAAGAGCGCCGAGATCCGCGTCTTCAACGACAACACCAGGATCTTCGACGAGATCGCCAAGGGCGATGCCGACCTGATGATGACCGACGCCTCCGAGACGCGCTATCAGCAGAAGCTGCATCCGGGCGTGCTCTGCGCGGTGCATCCCGACAAGCCGTTCGATTTCTCGGAGAAGGCCTACTGGATGCAGCGCGATGTCGCGCTGCAGGCATTCGTCGACCAGTGGCTGCACATCGCGCGCGAGGACGGCAGCTACCAGAAGATCTACGCGGCGTGGTTCGAATAG
- a CDS encoding DUF2147 domain-containing protein, translating into MTKLLAIAALLLASTAAAQAQYTFDYGGRTIRIDPDRGTVSIPGVYDNTGEPPRRAKRETGEHKRKPAPAQDARSDPQGVPATSSPPTAAPAPAATGPEAVPAASPSAATPPANATVAVTPPADSAATTPQPAPPVQQQEAAPPAPTVAAAPPAAAPKPAPNPVQAANSPLGVWLTEEKEGKVRIEQCGANLCGYAVDKKTSQNREQILINMKPGKDKWSGRIVDPNSGSTYDSTIALKGSDTLRVQGCAFGGMFCGGQTWTRVN; encoded by the coding sequence ATGACGAAGCTTCTGGCTATCGCCGCGCTTCTGCTGGCCAGCACCGCAGCCGCGCAGGCGCAATACACATTCGACTATGGCGGTCGCACCATCCGGATCGATCCCGATCGCGGAACGGTGTCGATCCCCGGCGTCTACGACAATACCGGCGAGCCGCCACGGCGCGCAAAGCGCGAGACCGGCGAACATAAGCGCAAGCCCGCCCCGGCGCAGGACGCCAGGTCCGACCCGCAGGGTGTGCCCGCCACATCCTCTCCGCCGACTGCGGCGCCCGCCCCGGCCGCGACTGGTCCGGAGGCTGTTCCCGCGGCCTCACCGTCTGCAGCGACGCCGCCCGCCAACGCGACCGTCGCCGTGACACCGCCTGCCGATTCGGCCGCGACCACGCCGCAGCCCGCGCCGCCCGTCCAGCAACAGGAAGCCGCGCCGCCCGCGCCAACCGTTGCCGCAGCTCCGCCGGCTGCTGCACCCAAGCCGGCCCCTAACCCGGTGCAGGCGGCAAATTCGCCGCTGGGCGTCTGGCTCACCGAGGAGAAGGAAGGCAAGGTCCGCATCGAGCAGTGCGGCGCCAATCTGTGCGGCTATGCCGTCGACAAGAAGACGAGCCAGAACCGCGAGCAGATCCTGATCAACATGAAGCCCGGCAAGGACAAATGGAGCGGCCGCATCGTCGATCCGAACAGCGGCAGCACCTACGATTCGACGATCGCGCTGAAAGGCTCGGACACGCTGCGGGTCCAGGGCTGCGCCTTCGGCGGCATGTTCTGCGGCGGCCAGACCTGGACGCGGGTGAATTGA
- a CDS encoding (R)-mandelonitrile lyase translates to MDIHVSGSRPTRRAPKENFTGSVLQDPINMAPAPARLNASRVSFEPGARTAWHTHPLGQTLYVISGIGRVQAKGGPIREIRPGDVVWIPPNEKHWHGASPGNSMTHIAMQEALDGVFSTWMEHVTDEEYNGKVG, encoded by the coding sequence ATGGATATCCACGTTTCCGGTTCGCGGCCGACCCGCCGCGCGCCGAAGGAGAACTTTACCGGCTCGGTGCTGCAGGACCCGATCAACATGGCGCCGGCCCCGGCGCGGCTGAACGCATCGCGGGTGTCGTTCGAGCCCGGCGCACGCACCGCCTGGCACACCCATCCGCTCGGGCAGACGCTCTATGTGATCTCAGGCATCGGCCGCGTCCAGGCCAAGGGCGGCCCGATCCGGGAAATCCGTCCCGGCGACGTGGTCTGGATCCCGCCGAACGAGAAGCACTGGCACGGCGCTTCGCCCGGCAACAGCATGACCCACATCGCCATGCAGGAGGCGCTCGACGGCGTGTTCTCGACCTGGATGGAGCACGTCACCGACGAGGAATACAACGGCAAGGTGGGGTGA
- a CDS encoding ribonuclease activity regulator RraA codes for MSLSAEAIATLSHVSTATITTVLLKKGLRNIWMRDTKPLRPGAKRLVGPAFTLRFVPAREDLATPESWSSPISTRTAIEAMPEGCIAVVDAMGITDAGIFGDILCARMMKRGVTALVTDGVVRDVEGVLGTGLPVWCDGYAAPPSVAGLTFVGWGEPIGCGGVAVFPNDVVVADQDGAVLIPQAFLDHVLAEGPEQERMEAWIVNEVNNGAQLPGLYPMNAETKARYAASKK; via the coding sequence ATGTCCCTGTCCGCCGAAGCGATTGCGACGCTGTCGCACGTGTCCACCGCCACCATCACGACCGTCCTGCTCAAGAAGGGACTGCGCAACATCTGGATGCGCGACACCAAGCCGCTGCGGCCGGGCGCGAAGCGGCTGGTCGGACCGGCCTTCACGCTGCGCTTCGTGCCGGCGCGCGAGGATCTGGCGACGCCGGAATCCTGGTCGTCGCCGATCTCGACCCGCACCGCAATCGAGGCGATGCCGGAGGGCTGCATCGCGGTGGTCGACGCCATGGGCATCACTGATGCCGGTATCTTCGGCGATATCCTCTGCGCACGCATGATGAAGCGCGGCGTCACGGCGCTCGTCACCGACGGCGTGGTACGTGACGTCGAGGGCGTGCTCGGCACCGGCCTGCCGGTGTGGTGCGACGGCTATGCCGCGCCGCCGTCGGTCGCGGGCCTGACCTTCGTCGGCTGGGGCGAACCGATCGGCTGCGGCGGCGTTGCGGTGTTTCCGAATGACGTGGTCGTTGCCGACCAGGATGGCGCGGTGCTGATCCCGCAGGCGTTCCTCGACCACGTGCTGGCCGAGGGTCCGGAGCAGGAACGGATGGAAGCCTGGATCGTCAATGAAGTGAACAATGGCGCCCAGCTCCCCGGCCTCTATCCGATGAATGCCGAGACCAAGGCGCGCTACGCCGCAAGCAAGAAGTAA